A DNA window from Hirundo rustica isolate bHirRus1 unplaced genomic scaffold, bHirRus1.pri.v3 scaffold_340_arrow_ctg1, whole genome shotgun sequence contains the following coding sequences:
- the BORCS8 gene encoding BLOC-1-related complex subunit 8, producing MEEAEMQLKVKKVTDKFTESLYVLANEPSVALFRLQEHVRRSLPELAQHKSDMQSWEEQSQGAIYTVEYACSAIKSMADSSVYFKSIDSLLKHSIAMKEQLSAAQGRSTSAPQSKNPPGTS from the exons ATGGAGGAAGCGGAGATGCAGCTGAAGGTGAAGAAAG TGACGGACAAGTTCACGGAGAGCCTGTACGTGCTGGCCAACGAGCCCTCGGTGGCTCTGTTCCGCCTGCAGGAGCACGTCCGGCGCTCGCTGCCCGAGCTGGCCCAGCACAAG tcggacatgcagagctgggaggagcagagccagggagccATTTACACCGTGGAATACGCCTGCAG CGCCATCAAGAGCATGGCTGACAGCAGCGTTTACTTCAAGAGCATCGACAGCCTCCTGAAACATTCCATCGCCATGAAGGAGCAGCTCAGCGCCGCCCAGGGCCGCAG CACCTCCGCCCCCCAATCCAAGAATCCTCCGGGCACTTCCTGA
- the TMEM221 gene encoding transmembrane protein 221, which produces MPSPYPQRALTVLLLFGTLSAAMALLSSSLIFQLPSARAAPGAGAGAAPGAGAGSGALPEPVAAALLPVSAALAALCLVLNLSCLLLCLLHGYFSTELCRGQPGPERADWFLLDSRSVRHAAIGLFCCGLCLYLTALALFTLLLFQLEAGIASACILTSGILVLLISVLHALLRASQISQISQRSPSESPQALYENDSAQAGDAPDFNNKTSAPPREIHREFSFPPFPEGKSRPGSASSSNPSSAGSPRSRELPGFQREPRRWSRTHRTLAADSGLLREQGKPWNVITREMRSVMSRKATGKDSTLV; this is translated from the exons ATGCCCTCCCCGTACCCGCAGCGAGCCCTGacggtgctgctgctcttcGGGACCCTGTCCGCTGCCatggccctgctctcctccagcctcATCTTCCAGCTGCCCTcggcccgggccgctcccggtgccggtgccggtgccgctcccggtgccggtgccggttcCGGGGCGCTCCCCGAGCCCGTGGCCGCCGCTCTGCTGCCGGTGTCGGCGGCGCTGGCCGCGCTCTGCCTGGTGCTCAACCtgagctgcctcctgctctgcctcctccacgGCTACTTCAGCACCGAGCTGTGCCGGGGGCAGCCCGGGCCCGAGCG ggCAGACTGGTTCCTCCTGGACAGCCGCAGCGTCCGGCACGCGGCCATCGGCCTCTTCTGCTGCGGCCTCTGCCTCTACCTCACAG CTCTGGCGCTTTTCAcgctgctgctcttccagctggAGGCTGGAATCGCCAGCGCCTGCATCCTGACCTCTGGAATTCTGGTCCTGCTCATCTCCGTGCTCCACGCTCTGCTCCGCGCTTCCCAAATTTCCCAAATTTCCCAGCGGAGCCCCTCCGAGTCCCCCCAAGCCCTGTACGAGAACGATTCCGCCCAGGCCGGCGACGCCCCGGACTTCAACAACAAAACCTCGGCTCCTCCTCGGGAAATCCATCGGGAATTCTCCTTCCCGCCTTTCCCGGAGGGCAAATCCCGGCCGGGCTCGGCCTCCAGCAGCAACCCGAGCTCAGCGGgaagccccaggagcagggaattgcCGGGATTCCAGCGGGAGCCCCGCCGCTGGTCCCGCACGCACAGGACGCTGGCGGCGGATTCGGGGCTGCTCCGGGAGCAGGGAAAACCTTGGAATGTCATCACGAGGGAGATGAGGAGCGTCATGTCCCGAAAAGCCACGGGGAAGGACTCCACGCTGGTGTGA